The nucleotide window CATTTCTTTATCCTAATTGAACAGTCTCAGTCATTGTATAATCTATTTAGCTTATTGAAAGATTCGTTTGGAATAAAGTGGTTCATAAATTGGAACTATTCTAGATCAATTGTAATCGACATCTAGTGAATATAAAATTTAACCTTCNNNNNNNNNNNNNNNNNNNNNNNNNNNNNNNNNNNNNNNNNNNNNNNNNNNNNNNNNNNNNNNNNNNNNNNNNNNNNNNNNNNNNNNNNNNNNNNNNNNNNNNNNNNNNNNNNNNNNNNNNNNNNNNNNNNNNNNNNNNNNNNNNNNNNNNNNNNNNNNNNNNNNNNNNNNNNNNNNNNNNNNNNNNNNNNNNNNNNNNNNNNNNNNNNNNNNNNNNNNNNNNNNNNNNNNNNNNNNNNNNNNNNNNNNNNNNNNNNNNNNNNNNNNNNNNNNNNNNNNNNNNNNNNNNNNNNNNNNNNNNNNNNNNNNNNNNNNNNNNNNNNNNNNNNNNNNNNNNNNNNNNNNNNNNNNNNNNNNNNNNNNNNNNNNNNNNNNNNNNNNNNNNNNNNNNNNNNNNNNNNNNNNNNNNNNNNNNNNNNNNNNNNNNNNNNNNNNNNNNNNNNNNNNNNNNNNNNNNNNNNNNNNNNNNNNNNNNNNNNNNNNNNNNNNNNNNNNNNNNNNNNNNNNNNNNNNNNNNNNNNNNNNNNNNNNNNNNNNNNNNNNNNNNNNNNNNNNNNNNNNNNNNNNNNNNNNNNNNNNNNNNNNNNNNNNNNNNNNNNNNNNNNNNNNNNNNNNNNNNNNNNNNNNNNNNNNNNNNNNNNNNNNNNNNNNNNNNNNNNNNNNNNNNNNNNNNNNNNNNNNNNNNNNNNNNNNNNNNNNNNNNNNNNNNNNNNNNNNNNNNNNNNNNNNNNNNNNNNNNNNNNNNNNNNNNNNNNNNNNNNNNNNNNNNNNNNNNNNNNNNNNNNNNNNNNNNNNNNNNNNNNNNNNNNNNNNNNNNNNNNNNNNNNNNNNNNNNNNNNNNNNNNNNNNNNNNNNNNNNNNNNNNNNNNNNNNNNNNNNNNNNNNNNNNNNNNNNNNNNNNNNNNNNNNNNNNNNNNNNNNNNNNNNNNNNNNNNNNNNNNNNNNtttttttttttgctcactcGTCCAGTGTGTggcaaaacttttgttttagtttagtaAATGCAAAGTGTCAATCAAACTTTTGGTACCATGATTTAATTATGTTTCAAAATGAGGCCAAAGGGCTTGGTGAGAATTTTAGCTATTCTTTTTATTACCGTGATTCAGAAATATGGTCTAAATATTATCATGTTTACGTTTAACGACGATGAGTTTCTGTTTCATTAgtgattagattagattagattagattagattagattagattagattagattagattagattagattagattagaaatggttaaAGTAAATCAATTTGTAATACAATCAGTCATCAGAAGTTGACATTCagaaagacatgtcaaacacaggatgaATAAACATTAAGGTCATTATGAATCCCCAAGTAACAaaaaatcacatgactatgtaagTAGACAGACACTATTTAAGACTTTGTCATTGCATATGAAGATCTATGATCAGAATTCAGACAAAATATGTAGATtatacttcattaaaaaaaaataatcattaaaataaatcaaacatcaacaaaaatatgtatgtatgcagattattttcagattttcagaGATAATGCTGGAACCCAGGCGCCATATTTTCATGATATCATATTCGCCTGTTATTTTGCTCCTTTTAATTGCTTAGATGTTTGCGATCAAGCACTTCTCTTTCATGCTTTCAATTATCGGTTCCTTGGTGTCCGGGGGACCTAATGGAGATCCTGGAATTGAAAGAGAAAGAGCTTGAAACACACGTTTGCTCGTGATCCGGAAccagaaaaaagattaaaatatattCCTTACACATGAAAAACTTGAAATACGATGTATAAATTCTGCTTACAGTTGTCAACACAAACTTATTCATACATTTCAAATAGTTACTATCTAAAAATGGGGTATCAATTTGAATTTGTGTCCAATAAAGTCAACCATCTaagttaaaacagtttaaagtctaaaacaatttttaaaaattaataaacacaAAGGCTTAATTTTAAGTAGCATTTTTAGAAACTGTTTGTTGAGCTTATTTGCTCCGTGATCAAAAAAGTTATTCATACTAATTATTGTAAATGATTTGATCCAACTCCAAATTCCCAGAGTTCTTTCATAACGAACctttaaaacttaattaaagAAGTCATCACGCTATGTCCCAAAAAGGTTGTTTAATCTAATTACAGGGTTCTCCTCAGGTGACACTTCCACTGCCCTCCCCTTGAATTTTTCTGGGTGTGGAAAGAGGCTGAAATGAGCATAAAAAGAGGCAGAAGGAGATCCAGAGACAGAACAGTGTTCTCCACCGAGAGCCTGAGCAGGATCTTCAGAAACCCTTTGAGAACAGAAGAAACATCATCTTCACTCTTCATCAGCACTTCTGAGGGTAAGACAAACTCAACACCTGTTGGAACATCTTGTACATTAATTATTAGGAGTTTCTAACTAAATCAAAGTCATTTATACCTCATTGTGGTATCTATTCATTGCAGCATATTGAAAGATTCAAGAGATAGTTGTATGTGAGTTCCTCTATGCAGATGATGCTGCTCTGTGTGCATCCTCAGCATATCAGCTACAAGAACTCTTAGATGGGTTTTCAACAGCTTGGTCTCACAATAAGTCTAAAGAAAACAGTGGTGTTGTCACTAACTGGTGACCATAGCTTCTTAGTGAACAACACTCAACAGTATCAATTCTTTCCCACCATAACCTCAAACTTATCCCTTGACATAGAGCTGTCCATCAGGCTAGGAAAGTCTTCACTGTTTTGGGAAACTGGAGAATCGTGTGAAACAGACATCTTACCATCAAGACATAAGAGAAAGTATATGAAAATGTGTGCTGAGTACTCTTTTGTATGTTTCTTCTTGTTGGACCACTAATTGTCAGCAGGAAAACCGTCTCAGTGCTCTTCATAAAAGATCACTTTGGGATTTCCTGGAAagacaaaatgacaaatgaagAACTCCTCCATGTCAATggctctaaaccaggggtgcccaaacttttttattcaaagggccaaaatctaaatggaatCCTGGTCTGTCGGCCGAATACAATATTtgtttgcatgtcatgaaataaaaagagaacataaaatatacagtttcatttatttattttgagtctGTATTCATTAAGACAGCACAGATTcataagaataaaaagtttgtctttgaaaccttcTAACATCAAGGCCTCACTGAccatttttaactgaaaaactagagcaagctaaaacaaactttctttcaatgaaaacagcaaactgccATCCTAAGGAGAGATGTAGAGCTgctcttttgactttatctgtttgccatttttgctccatcttggctagctgaAAAAGGTCGCCAAAAGCATCGGAGGTGACCCTGAAGgatcttgggaatttctaacacaaaaaaagcccaggGCAGACTTCCCTGGGCATTGTTTCACCCTTAGctgcaggcaaagaaagtgctaacagcgccaccctGAGGCCGtaagtatattacagccgtagagttttggaacatcgTTGAGAATCAATAGGGGGGCCGAATTTGGCCCGcaggccccactttgggcacccatgatCTAAACCAATGGTCACCCCTGTTGAAACTTACTAGACTAAGATGGGTGGGCCACGTCCACAGGATGCTTAGAAGTTGCCTTCCACGCTGCATTTTTTCACAGTGTGTTGAAATATGGCAAAAGACCAATCGGCTGACCCCGCTTGAGGTCAAAGAGATGAAGGACTTCAAGGTAGATCCTGCTACTTGGACTGCTATGCGCAGTAGAGGTAGAGGGCACACTAGCCTAAAGAAAGGTATCCAAGGTGATGTGGAGGCAAACCTTGAAAGATTGAAAAAGCTACACGCCTGTCCACCCTTTGATGCCCAACCTCATGGATAGTGGGATACAAATGGCGCCTGACAATGATTGAAAGATTAGTTTTGGACAAAATCACTAAGTGGTTCCCAAATGGACTTATTCTAGTTTAATCTCAATCCACATCTAGTGAATATAAAATTTAACCTTCAATTTCTAGTTTCCAGCCTGATCGGATCTCCTCCAACATGCTCCGCCCCCTgctcttcctgtttgctgtcAGTGGACTGACAGGTAAGTCCTAAAACATCTACCTGAGGGAAAATCATATACTCatagcattgatttttttttttaccaaccaaaatattttggtttataAAACTCTCCTACACCTCCACTTTTGCAGGAGTCCATGGAATCTGTGCCGGCAGTGGAGGgtaaatatgttaaatatataatatataatttgaatatataatataaaaccGAGCTTCTTAGAGACTGAATGTCTCATCATCAGCTTACAATGACGTTTCTTCTTCTGCCTCCATCAGCTGCTTGTGCTCAGTGGTCGGTTCCAATATCCTTGACTTTACTGGAGATTTCTGGTTTGTGACCGATCTGTGTGATTACTTTCTGCTGCGAGAGAAGCCTACTGGATTCTCTCTGAAGGCCAAGTTCCTGGAACGGCGTCGCAGAGATGTGAGCTTTGTGGACAGTCTCACTCTGGACTTCAGTGACAGTGATGACATTCAGCTGCTGCAAGGACACAGAGTCATGGTAAGATGGATAAAAACCTCCACTCTTCTGCTCTGAAGATGTTTGAGGAGTTTTACTGActgtttcctcctcctccacaggTAGCAGGATCAGCTGTGACCCTCACCAGTTCAGTCCAGACGTTTAGTGGAGTTGATCTCTCCAAGGACCAGACTGGAGTCACTGCAAACTTTTCAATCAAAGGTTCATCTGTGTCTGTGTTCTTTGATGGAACCACAGCTCAGATCTACATATCTGATCCCGTCAATTTTAACTATGACGGTCTGTGTGCAAAAGCCGTCTATTTCTCATATTTTAGGATCCCCAGTAATGAAAGGTAACATCTCATCATTAAGCTGTTTGCTGTTCTATTGCTATTTGATGAAAGTGAAAGATTGGAACAACTCTAATCAGAACAAGAGTCATGACTGTGTTGTTTCACTTGCAGCTGTGAGGCTGGGGATTCTGACCCTCTTGACCCCATTGACACTGAGGCTGTAGATGCACAGTAAGCAGATTTCTCTATTCATCTTAAGTGTGTCAGTGATAAAGAACAAGTATGAATGAAAATCTGTTTAATGTCTTCTCTGTTCTTCTCTTTCCTTCATCAAACAGGTGTGATCTCCTGAAGACAGCTCCGTTCTCCCCATGTCACTCGGAAGTTGTTCCAGATCAATATATAGAGGTCTGCAAAATAACGATGAATAATTATCCTACAGTGGACAATCTCGGGTGTAAGTTCCTGAAGGCCTACGCCAAAGCCTGTGAGACAAGACAAGTTGACCTCCAGAACTGGTGGACAGCAGCTCAGTGCCGTAAGAAAGTTACCAGAAACGATTTTTGTTTCTCAAAGCCCCAACATAGTCAGAGTAACACACGTGTTCTTCTCTGCAGAGTACCCAGAGCCCATTTGTGAGCAACAATGCAGTGATCACGAGTTCTGTGGAGATATCAACGGAAACTCTGACTGCCGCTGCAGAGCCATTTATGCCTCTCAGTTCACTGAACAGAACCAACTGGGTATGTCAGCTGGAATGCCTGattaacagaactttaaaaaggacaaaattgGGTATATTATTTAACTTTCTAATCTATGAATAGATTTAATTgcattgtgttttctgtttcgCTATTTCTTTTTACACAAACGATGCTACATATTGGTATTACTTTGGTCCCCATTTggtttaatgtatattttaattatgtttaaaattgatatgtatatatttagtcatagaaaatgaatgagaacatCTCAAAAACTACTAACTAATACGTTTGGAATTTTCAACCCAAGCTATATCAAAACTGGGCTCAATAGCATTGCCATGTGGTCAGATTTAGTGCAAAAGACACTTCTCTCCCATACTGTAGGTCATAGAAACAGCATGGGAGATTATGGCTTGCACTACAAGTCGTACAAGTcgtttttttcatattctatGGATgctagacctttttttttaattggacaaCCCACTTCCATCCTAAATGGCTGTTTCAATCTCTTATGACACATTATCTTTGCTACCTTTTCAAAATACTTgacagttttttatatttgccCAATTAAGACCACCACTAATTCAAGAGTACCAATCATTTTGTGTACTTTGAccgttttcacaaaaaaatggtaattAGAAAGGTGTGGTTATCAACTTTACAATGCTACTACTCTTCGACAAATCAACACAATCTCaccaaatgttttaacaattcTTCAGAAGCTTGATTTCAATAGTCCAAGAAGGTTTGATTTCATTAAGCCAAATTCCTTTAAAACAACTGTAGTAACAGATGAAATATTTGATGTGTTTGTTgcttaagggttttttttatgacaaatgagATGCCTAACTTTTTAGAGCAACCTAATGGTTCCTTCATCTGTTTTGATTGTAACTCCTGAATGGTAAATCTTGGAGACTAAATCCATGATATCTCACTCATAAGGATTTCCTCTGTAAATTGAAAACCATGTCTTTATCATCTACCAATTTGTTTACCACTGTTTGCTCTCAGCAATAGAGTGAACTAGAATTACAAATCTAGTTTAACGTATTgcttatcgtttttttttttcaggaggtCCAACTGTCTGCCAGGACAACACTGCCTCAATCAGTCTGGTGGGTTGTCTCCTGATGGAAAATGGCATCGACTACACTCACTTGCACCTCAATGACCAGACCTGCACAGGTGTGATGGACCCGGACAGTCACATGCTGAAATTCACATTCAAAAGTGACGATTGTGGAACCGAGGTCACGGTGGGtttctcctccaactctgtaGTCTCCTCAAAAACAACTtctcatgttgatctgaagcttctgttggTGTTCATTCAATTCAGTTTCAGTCTACAAAAGCTATTCTAATTCTGCAAATCTGATTCCTCAGACCAACAACAGCCAGCTAATCTTCTCAAATGCGATTGTGACCAGGAACAGCTCCTCAGACCTCATCACTCGTCAGGATAAAGTCTTCATTGAGTTCTCCTGCAGCCATCCTAAACCTGAGCTGCAAAACGTGGCCTTCAACATTTTGGACAAGTAGGTTCTACATTCAGCTTCTCTGTCCAGGGTTCCCCACGGTAAACCACCCTACCACTTGCTGGGTGGTTTACTGTGGGAAACCAGCCAATTTCAACAATCTGTAGTCCATGCAATCTCATCCTAGTTTCCAAGATCAGATACCAATTTGAAACTTGGCTTGTTAGTTAAAGAATCGTCTTTGTTCAGCTCTGTGGAAGTTTTCCTCCAATCTGGAGAATGGAAGTACAGCGTGACCATGAAGGCTTACTCTGATGCTGCCCATACCAACCTTTTGGGTCCAAAGAGTGATGTCaggctgaaccagaagatctggaTTGTTCTGGAGACCAATGGTCTGGATGGAAGTCTGGTTTCTGTGGTGACCGACTCCTGCTGGGCAACCAGTGAGGACTCACCCAGCAGTGTTCCCAGATATGACCTGATCAAAGATGGGTGAGACGATCAGAACTTCCAAACTGCTGCGTCCTGGCATCTGGTAATGTTTTAAGTCATTCTTGAAAACCCTGACCAAAgtagtttttcttgtttgctacCAGCTGTCCAAACGCAGATGATGGAACAGTTAgtgtgatgggaaatggagaaGGAACCTCCAACTCCTTCTCCTTCAACATGTTTGAGTTCTCTGGAAAGGAACCTTCAGAAGTCTACCTTCACTGCCAACTGCAGCTGTGTGTTAAGAAGAACAACAACTGTGTGCCGGTACGTCTCAATTGAAATTTTCActgaataaacatttatgaacatAGAAAACCTTCTTACATCTGTACTTTGTCTTCCAGGGTTGCTTTTTTGCAGTTCGGAGACGCAGATCTCTCAGATACAGACGTGGAGCTCCAGCCTTGATCAGCATGGTCTGGACTCATTAGGTAAGACACTCTTGTTAAGAAAATCATATAAGACTTCCTTTACACATTAACAAAAATCAAGCTTCcataagttttttcttttttttaacagcatcaGTCTCACAGTGTTCTGATTTTCTTCGCAGATCGTGATCTTGCCAAACCATCAGAGTTCtgacctgattctggttctgaacgCGGACGTGTGAAGAAATATCAGTTCTCTTTGCTGTTAATCAACTTAATGAATTGATTAGGatttctgatgatgatgatttctTAGGAGGGAAGGGAACTGTACTTTATGAAATGTATCATCGCATCTGTTCTCTGCTTTATTATTAACATGGTGGAAGGATCTGAATGACCTCAGAGCTGCTTTTATACTCAATCCAGTTACGTAATCAAATATATATTCAAGGACTTCTGATTTCTAAAAGCTCGTTTTACATCATGCACCAATCAATTCACAGACAAGCTTTGTATTAATCAGTTTTCTtagaaaattatatattttttcaatttactaTTTGTTGATCATTTGTTAAGCatccaaaagacaaaaaaaataaaaaaaaattgtggggGACATCatagttgtgttttgtttttctttgaaaccaTTGATCTATAATTTCTCGGTAATGAAGGGTCAACTTTATGATTCATGTTGGGACAGTTTGGACAAGCAAAGTAATCAAAGAAAACTGGTAAAGAGGCTAAAAGTCCAGATGACAATATTGGAAGGAAAATATATTGAGTTTTCAAGCAGAACGTAGTaaagaatttagaaaattacattttaggattttttaaggATATGTGTAATGAAgtacaaattaaacaaatatctCCTACAACAAGCGCAAAATCTGTCCCTCAGACCTGTTACTTCTTTAAGTAGTTCTTCTATCCTCCACTTGTGAGTGACCTGAATTAAAATCTCCTGTTTGAACTGTATAAAGACACCTAAACACTCAGAATGGAACTCCTCAATCATGACCTACACAAGAGGTCtgtaacctgcggctccagatccacaggtggctcttttatctctccatggtgagataaacataaaataagtcatggagactgctgacccaaccATGATGACCGTCAgggtcagcagctccctgccgaaccaaaactacctaaagaaaacaaacaaacaaagcctgcaaactaagactaccaaaccccaaactaaaacaacaaaacccagcagtgtaagactactgaggacagcTAAAGTTTCAATGTGGActccatatggtttacctttgggctgaatttgTGGGCCCCATCTGTGACACATAGAGAACTGTGGCCACAGTAACAAAGGTTACTATtgataactattttttttttttttacttcaggcCCACAATAAAAACGACACCAGCAGCTGGATGTTCAGGTTCTCCCAGAAAGTGTACCTGCTGCCCAATCGATTTTACCACTCAGTCCCAGTTGAGAGTCCATGTCCTAGTGTCCTAGGGTTCAGGACGCTCTCGAATACAAATCACATGTCCAGTATGTACAAAGCTTAatgttaaattttgttttatttaaagaaattgacCTAAACACACATGATATCAGGATACAGAGggaaaa belongs to Oryzias melastigma strain HK-1 linkage group LG18, ASM292280v2, whole genome shotgun sequence and includes:
- the LOC112155733 gene encoding uromodulin, producing MLRPLLFLFAVSGLTGVHGICAGSGGCLCSVVGSNILDFTGDFWFVTDLCDYFLLREKPTGFSLKAKFLERRRRDVSFVDSLTLDFSDSDDIQLLQGHRVMVAGSAVTLTSSVQTFSGVDLSKDQTGVTANFSIKGSSVSVFFDGTTAQIYISDPVNFNYDGLCAKAVYFSYFRIPSNESCEAGDSDPLDPIDTEAVDAQCDLLKTAPFSPCHSEVVPDQYIEVCKITMNNYPTVDNLGCKFLKAYAKACETRQVDLQNWWTAAQCQYPEPICEQQCSDHEFCGDINGNSDCRCRAIYASQFTEQNQLGGPTVCQDNTASISLVGCLLMENGIDYTHLHLNDQTCTGVMDPDSHMLKFTFKSDDCGTEVTTNNSQLIFSNAIVTRNSSSDLITRQDKVFIEFSCSHPKPELQNVAFNILDNSVEVFLQSGEWKYSVTMKAYSDAAHTNLLGPKSDVRLNQKIWIVLETNGLDGSLVSVVTDSCWATSEDSPSSVPRYDLIKDGCPNADDGTVSVMGNGEGTSNSFSFNMFEFSGKEPSEVYLHCQLQLCVKKNNNCVPGCFFAVRRRRSLRYRRGAPALISMVWTH